Part of the Puntigrus tetrazona isolate hp1 chromosome 10, ASM1883169v1, whole genome shotgun sequence genome is shown below.
GGTAGCTGGCTTTGATGGAGGATATGCCCAGAAATTCACTGTCTGGTTGGTGTTTGCCTTGTTAGAGTTCATAGTATTTTGAAATTGTAGTCAGTCggatgatattttattttgtaattagaGCAATTTTTATCTGATTAATTTATGCCAAATGTCACAAAGCAGCATGCACAATACAGATCTCAAGAAGGTGCACAAAAAGtagcatttttgtcattttgcattCCTAGTAGTTGgcaaaaatgtcactttaaattattttagcaaaatttATGCTACTGGAAAAAGTTAGTAGTGTTGCTACTTTTCACTAGATGGTTTAAGCTTGTCTTCATAAATCAATTTTTGGAAACTTGctaacattctttttttccagGTATAAGCAGGTGTCAGCAGAAAGGAAAGAGGAAAAGCAAGAGTGGTTGTCTTTCTCAGACCTCTCCACTGTAAACAGTCTGTTGGTCACCGATCTTCTTCCTGCCACTGAGTACCAATTCAGTGTTATGGCCCAAAATAAAATTGGCACTGGGCCCTTCAGTGAAATCACCACCATCACAACTCTGGGTAAACATTAGCTGTGCATAAGAAACTTTCAAGATTTTATGAACCTAATTTTTATGACCATGAACCATGATTCGTTACATTTTGTTGCTATTAAGTGACATATGATATTAGGAGGATGGCGTTATATTGAACAAACTATTGTACATGGAACGAAAAAAGGCTGcacatttcaattttaatatcctagaattttcagcaatttgcattaatttagtcattttctaGAAATATATATAGGTGCTAATTAAAGCTAATAGATAGAACTCCAATTTAACTGGGTCTTTAAAACACATAGCCTGTGTGCTGGCTGCTTCATGCAGACTCAAATTAATGTTAAACCATCTGTATTTATGCTACACACTGTGGATAATTGAATAAAATCCAGCTGCTCATGTCAGCCTCTctcttatttaatattttactttacagaTGCACTTCCTGCTGTGGCCAAGCTGGTACCACCTACGAATCTCTCGATCAATAAGAGTTCAGAGGGAATCCTTCTGTGGTGGTCAGTGCCTCAGTCCCAGTCTCTACCTATTGACAGTTTTGTCGTACAGTCACGCCTTGAAGGAGGGGAATGGATTAATCTGAAAGAGAACATTAGCCCAGTTGAGAGTCAAatctttcttccagggttatgtAAGGTAAATATTCTCAAAGACATGATCTGAGATTTTCAAGAATCAGTGAGCTTGTCAGTTTTGATAAATGCAACCCTTTCTTCCTTTGCTATCATccttattttgtaatttttctctgctctctgaaggactgcAAGTATGAACTGAGGCTTCTCTCTCAACGTGGAGATCAGCTAAGCATGCCTAGTCCATCAATCAGTGTCTCTACCATAGGTTAGTGCTTCACACATTGCCTGTTCTAATCACCTGCctgtaatatttcttttagaaattGTTAGAATTTATTACTCTAAGCTATACTTTTTACAATACCCAAACATTAAAACCTTTGTTTGTGCTCTACAGGAATGAATATGCACCCAGCCAGTTCCCGCCTCCTAGACTTTCCTGACCAGCTAATGGCTGGTGTAATGGGTGGAGTAGGACTCCTTTGTCTTGCTCTTATCCTGACCCTGGCAATAGtctgtttcatttttcagaaaagGAACCGAAGGCGTAGACAGAATGCCAAGGGTAAAGAAACAACACTTTGAACTGCTTAGAACTGTCTGCATCAATGTCTTCATCTTAGAAGATGCTCTCACTCATTCCGCATATTGTTATTCTTCATGCATGATCTTTTATCCTGTTACTCATTCCATTGTAAAATTGATTCCCACCTTTCAGATCTCCCTCCTGCAATAAATAAGAACCCTTCTGAAAAGTAAGTTCACCACCCCTTCCCCTCATGAAACACTTGCCCAATTTTTTCCTATTCTTTGCAACCATTCTGTAATGTACTAAATTCCTATTCTTCACCTTAGCAGCCCTGACAACACCCTAAACCAAAGGCTTCTACCTGCTCGTCCACTCTCCTACACCTCCTCTTCTTCCAATCACTCCTCCCTTGAAAAGTCTAGTCACAGTGATTTACATGCCCAGAGGCAACATCTCCTGCCTCAAGCTCACCCTCCATCCCACCATTCCCTCCCTGAGAGCCATCTCCAACGTGCATCACTTGCTCCTGTGTCCTCTGTGGACTTCATCCACCGAGGCCCTGACGGACGCTTTATTGTTGATTCTTGTGAAGACTCCAATATTACCAGTTCTCATATCAAGAGAATCCCAAGTCAAAACTCCCATCAGTCATCAGATGGAAGTAGGAGCTACAGAATCCAGAAATCCCAGTCTTTGAGATCCTacagagatgaaagaaaaaagccaCCTTTTGTCCTTTCGGTGGATCTTCCACCTTTCGCATCAGATATCCCTTCTTCTAGCAGAACACGAGCTATGGCTAAGCACCTCTCATTAAACGGCCATTACATGCCCATTCTGGAGCAAGAGTTCTTGGATGGACCAGACCAGACAAGTCTCTCATCAGAGTGTAGTGGGTCTTTTCTCTATCCTCATTCAGAAAGTACTCTGGGTCAGCAGTCCGTGAAACAAGGTACCCAACATTCTACAGCCAGTACCCTGGTTTTGCAGATGGAGCACGAGAGGGAACAAGGAAACCTAAGCCGCTGTTTATCTTTAGCTCGTGAGAGAGAGGAGCTTGAAAGGGAACTGCGCAAGTACACAGTTGATCGAAATCCATATAGTAATGAACAGACAGATGATGAGTATGGAAAAATCTGGAATATTCGAGAAACTTCAACTCCTCAGGGTAACTACCAAGCCATTAGACAAAGCCTATTAACTGAGAAAAACACCATGTTGAAGGGAAGAGCGGCTTCTTGCATTCCATGGGAGGAAAGACACAGAATTTCTTCTGCAAGCTTGGTGCCCCTACATACCTCTCATGGTAAGGATACCAAGTACAGGCAGAATCAACAAGGTTACTATTCCATCCACAGATCAAACTACCAAAGGTCTCGTAGTCTAGACAGAGGGGAACGCCAAAAATCGCAAACATGGGATCGAAGACGAAGCAGAACTCCTGTTGAGTCAAGTCTGGGTCGTGTTATGGACAAACCCTCAGTCTACCAATTGGAGAAGACCCAAACTGATGTAGGGCATAGAGGACAGAGGCCCTCAAGCAGAAGTCAACATTATTATGatctatgtatttattcatcctCAGACGATCAGCAGAGGCAGACCATAGAACGAAGCACTAGACAGATAAATCCAACTAATGTTTATTCTGAAATGAGTGTAGATGGACCTGATCTTGACAGCCAATCGCCATATTCAAGGTCCATTCTATGCTCGGATCACAGCTACGAGACTCTAAATTATGACCGACCCAGATTATCAGATCTTGTAAATGAGCGATCAGGAGATACATGTTTAAGAAAACAGGAGAAGTTAAACGATTGGTCAAGCAAAACTGTATCTCAAATCAGTGTCTCTGGAACAATGCCTCGGAAGACAAAGAGTCTGGGCTCAAACAATTGGAATCGACATAAAAGCACACAAAGTTTAGACTCAAAATTATACAAGGATCAGTTTTTGACCCCTGATGCCTGGATAGACTCGTTGACACTTGGTCGAGATTCTACATTGTCCCCTCTTCCATGCAGACCTAAATCTGTGGCAGATAATCCTAAAAGTAGTCCCAGTTTGCAAATAGATTCATCTGTGCCTTTAGAAAGTCAAACACAAGACCCCTATCATCAGGCCTCTAAATCATATGATGGCTCCATGAGTAACTCAAAATCCAGCAAAGTCTCGGGACATAGCACTCATGCTGCCTTATCAACAGGGGGTTCTAGCTGGCCTCGGCCTTATTGTCCCTCTCTGCCAGCCATGCCATCTGGAAGACAGAGCCAAAGccaagagagggagagagaggatgaATATGAAGATGGGCAAGAGGTGGATGTGGAAATTAACAGATATAGGAAAAGTTGCGAGACAGAGGGAAGCTACAGAAGCTATGCAAGCCAAAGCAGTGGCAGGGGCAGCATGGATGCCCCTAGCAGCAGGCAGTTCTCTCTCAGCCCCCCTCTGACCAGTTCTCCAGAGACCACAGAGGACAGTGACAGAGATGAGGCAGTTCTACATGAGCTTGAACGGCATGAAAGGTacaactgtattttctttgCCTTACTCCATATATTTAGCTTAAGCTATTTCTAATGATTTCAGTTTATTCTTATGATGGATTCTCCTACAAAATTGTTTCTAGtatctgcatttttaaacagaaaaccatGGTATTGCTAATTGCATGGTAATATGTTTTTGGACTTTTATTTACCCCAATCAATCaaacctgatccagctaatcaaggtgtTCTGGGCAGAGATTGTCTTATTTTTGGGAGATATGAGAGTATGTATTACTTACCATTGGAGAAAGCGTTAACAGTCAACTCATTTGTGCTTTGATAACTAATAACATTACATTGTCAGTCAATCACGATTTATagatattatagaaatatatgaGAAGTTCTATAAAGTGCTgttcagggtttttttgttaattacaaGCAGGTGTGTTGGAGCAGGCATGATTGGAACTGAATTCTACAGGACAGTAGCTTGATTTAAGGGTGTCCACATTAAACTAAATGATacctcacattttttttatcttctgaCGTTAGATCTAGAAGAGGCTCTGTGGATGAGAGTTATGAATGGGACTCCGCGTACGTTCCAATGCATCCCGTGGAACCCAAAATGTCAGCTCTACAGAGTCAAGAGAAGAAGATCAGCACTACTAAAGATTATGGCAGGGATTTAgacctgaaacaaaaaggtAAGAAAAATACTTGTCTGTAACTCATTGTAACTCATCAGAAATGTCATACTGTAGTGAAAATATATCTTCAGAGATAGCAGGAAACCTGGTCTTTCACTGTTGCAGGgtgatttattgttattatgatatCTATATCAAAATTCCCTGTGCTGAAAAGCTAAAAAATGAGCTATGGTCGATTAATCCGTCTTGTGATACAACGCAAGTTGTCTATTTCTCCTGTTGAGTTGGGCTCAGTTTAAAACCTCCTGACTCCCAGTTATGGTGTTTTTGCCTCTGTATTtgacattatatttttgttaatttctcTGAGACCTCACATGTCACAGTTTTAAGCCTGGATGTCATGTACAGAACACAATCAAGGCTTttcagagataccaaatgtTTAGATGTTGCACCACGACCACACCTTCTCCTAGGTCTTTAAAGATGGTTAAAAGTAATTTAGTGAAAAAATGTATGgatatatgattatttttttgtaattgtcatttaaatcaaaattaagcAACATCTCATGAAAATGTTAAAGGGATTTCAATCCAAATATGACTTTGTGTTATGAAACAGGACATCATTTCATGCATGTCCAATGTAGAGGACACCAGGGCAAAAAAGAATGCGGTGCATTTTTGGAGACATAACAATTGAAATACTAGATATTGTTATGGAAATCGGGCCAGTTGTTACTCCCATTATGAGAAATCTTTTTTCAACATGCTGTCCTAACAGCAGcacattaatatgtaaattgtttacagATACACTGTGTTTAACGAGAAGACCAGTTTAGGGAAATGTTTCCAcacatattgcataaaacaaaactatatatgaaatatttttgttatatattttataacatatttgAGAATCAGCCTTAAACAAAGTTTGCCATAAAAATCCTGAAACCTAAAAATTGATTGGTGATCACAAAATCAcattgtttttgcctttttggtGTCTAGTTGATCATCTACAGAGGAGAggacacaaaaaataatatttttccacTTGTTTCTTatgctctaaacaatgtaattacataaaatacttCATTCACtaagctttttttctgtgagtCAGGAGGTTAACCCACATCCAAACAGTTTTTTCTTAAAGATGTTACTTCGGTAATACTGTGGTTTGCGCTTATGCAATGGTACTACAATAGTGTTCTTTTCTGACATCCAAACGCCGTGGTTTGTCAGTATGGTAGCAATCATACAGTATCACAGTAGCAatgcaacactttttttcagaGCTTCCAACTGCAAGAGCAAAATTACAAAGACAGAGTTTGAACTGTAATGTATTCACGACATTTGGCTTTTTCTGGTTTCATTCGTCTCCGTTGTATTTTTGACCCAAGGTCTTTACCCTCCGACTGGTGTGAAGGGATCCGTTCCGCTCTTTGAACTTCCTCCTCACTGCAAGCAAGAATCGCTCCTTTCTCAGGAGATTCGGAAGAGCTTCACGTCATTCACTGACCCAGAACCCGACACTGTGCTTTTCTGATAAAGGACAGTAAGTACACCATTCGTGCTGATTAGCCTGCTCTgtttccattttagtttttctactCTTAAGTGGTCAGAAATTGTGTTGAAACACTTAAGATGATTAGATTTGTTAGAACTGCAGCCAAATGTTAGCATGTTCTTAAACCTAGATTGGACACAGCACGGTTCCCATCAACACACATCTGCATGGCCAACCCTATAGAGGACACCGGGTGTCACGATTAATTGGACGTCTGTGGACCACTCAAGCACAATGCAACCTAAGGACACACACTGCTCTGCCCAGCTAATGGAAATGACATTACCTGCTGGATGGGCCAAAGCGCAGTGAAGAGAACTGTCATTTAAAGAGCTTACATTATGTGCCAGAGATGCAAATCAAAGAGGGAATAATTAATACAGGACTTTGCTCTGTGCACCCTGCTGTTGCTGATGAAACCGAATTCGAAATAAATATGCTCAAGCTGTCCCAATGAGCCCCTCTTTGAAAGTTGATTTTCGCAGAGGCTTTCGATTGTTCTGCTATTCCTATTTTGACAGTAAGTGCACATTATAATTTGGAAACCTCATCAAAGCTCTTTTATGCTTGGTTACAGGAATATTTTATTGTGCGGAGCAGGATAATTTGTAGCTACCTTCAAGTTGTCAGGCGAATCGAGTTGCGTTAAAAAGTCCTCTGTAAATCTTGTCAAACATTTCACTGAAAATTGTGATTGAAGTACTGCTTTGGCAGCAACTTCAGTTTTCTTGACAATCATTGGTCCTCTCTACCCGCTCCTATCCGCTACCTCATACACGCTACAATCCCAATGACACCATTCATGTAAATTTTACAcacggaggaaaaaaaatgctgaccAGACTGACAATCGCTGAAACCTTTTGAAGGCTTAACCCTTTATCATCCAGTAGTTgtttcctgttttctttttttttttttttttggttaatggTGTGCGGGCTTTACGTTTTAGAATTTGTTTAACGTTCTGAgctcatttttgtgttttaatgagcCTCAGCGGTGAAGTTTGAGCCAtttaatgagaaaagaaaatgtgtaaaattgGTTGATTATTTGCatcagtgtcttttttttaggAAGAATCTAATAAACGGAAaggaaatgattaaattcaCTGCAGGTCATGGGAGTTAATTACGTATCACAGAACCCCGTGGTCCGGCCGTCTGCTGAACCTGACAATAAAGAGTTATGTTAACTACCAGAGCTTAACTGTTTACAATTAAACCAAACATTTTGCAAACCTTAtttcgtttttaaaaaaacagctaagaAGCTTTATatggattttattttggttCCAGAAGGCCAAAAACACTATAATTGCACTCTGATGGAAATCTTTATTTTCTGCCAGTACGAAATGCATCTTTGTATCTACTGCCTACCACAAATTCACTGAATGTAGAATCTTTGcaaatatgtgcatatgtaaTTACTTGTTATACATTAGCTTTTTAATCAGAGACTGTTCAAACCAGACTGtgctccctttttttttttttagtaggaAATTGTTTGCAACCCAgttattgtttttctgtaaacGGTTTGTACTCGCGTTTTTGTTACTTTATCACATTATGAATCTTATATCATGTATGTGGATTTATACATTGATTAAAGACAACAaaacattgttgttgttgttttttgttgacGTGTAGATACTACAAAGCCAGACGAGAGTCGAGCTCCTCTATATCCACTAGGATGTGCTGCACTttcacaaatagtttttttttttttttctgagctaAATAATCTTGAAAGCGCTGCAAGCATTCTCTAAgcatttaagttttattatataCCTATTTTctgacatataaaatatataagccTCTGACATTTTCTGAAGGAATCAGAAAGGATTATTGTCACTTCCTGACCACAACATTTCATCTGAATGATGTGAGCTCTGAAAGtccatttcttcttcttcttttttttctgttgtgtgGCAAGATATGCACCTTCGCATCCATTTGTGAACTCTCTTTTAGTGATTGAGTGGACTGTGAAATCCTGACAGGTTACAGGCGGACACATTAGCGTGTGTTCTGAACATAAGGAGCACAGCCTCCATCATTATCTAAAGCTTCCAGCAATTCCACATGCTGTATTAATCACAGCTGAGGTGAAGGCTCAGATGTGTCAAAaagcacacgcgcacacacactgcatttcCCTCCGACATTTTCCAGTTCTTTTAGCCCGTCTATTTTCTCATTTCGGTGTATTATTGCATGCTTAGTTAGTATGCATGACTTGTaacaatataacattaataattaaccGTACACATAATGACTAAAACCCCCTCCTTCAAAACGTGCACAAGAATTGCTGTCTAAAAAATCATGATAATTAAACGTACCCTCCTGTTACCGTTTTGACTTTCTTTGACTTTTCAGTGCACTCTTTATgataaaggtgcttcacgatgccatagaaaaccttttttgtctaaatggttccataaagagcCTTCAAAGTCAGAAAACACACAATTCACGATACAGGTAAGGATAGATAGCCATTTATGATTCATTTCCAAAGAATAAAACCCTTcccattttttttagtaaacagttttttgttttttctcgcAAACTGGAATGTGTGCGCTGGATTGTGGCTGATTGAAGCACGCGAGCATGTATCTGATACGTCCCTTAAATTAGTGATTGATCAGAAGTATGCCTACTAAACATTGAACTTGAGATGTCCTTTGATGGTGCTTGATGTGTATCACCCTTTGATTTTTGGAAAGAAGGAATAAATTCATTCTAAAAGtagaatgattcattcattagtCGGCTATTGTTGCTTCTCTATTGCACTCTCATGAATGTGACATGTATTAAAGTAgttcacataaaaattaaaatcattaataatgcTTCATTCGCATGCTATTGAAATTTtcatcagaaataaattatatattagatGAACGAAAGTCTTACgtttttggaacaacatgagggtgagtaattaattatataatttacatttttggggaaactatccctttaagcactCTGAATActtgttttaattgcttttatgaAGCTGaagttttcagttttcatcCTTGGCTATTCCAAAAACATCATCTATAACTTTTGTTGTCCTGTAGGTAAAAAAGGAAGCCATTAGGTTTGGAACGAtataatgagtaaataatgatacAGTTTAATTTGGGGCTGaactatttcttaaaaatgagaTAATGCAGCATTCTGTGCTGAGGTTTTATCACCTTCTCAAATGAGTTGAGCGAGATGACACACTAGACTCATTTTGTACCAACGTCACTGACACATCCTTCATAGGCTGACTGCAAGACTGTAAGGCCTTTcggtttgctttaaaaaaaaaagcaatcaagtTATTATTTAGGAAGTTGTTTCTCTCCCTTTGGTCCCCCCCACACACAGATTGATCTAATGCAAAATTGATAGGTCACTATGCATTGTGACATTTGACCCGAAGCACATTGGTAACTTTTTCCAAGCTCATTAGGAATGTTTTCAGAACTTTGGCAGGAAATAATCTCTCTCATGAACAAACACACTGGGTTGCTTTGGTTCAGACCAAATGCTATGTTTCATGCACGCACAGAGATGTGTGTAAGCTTGCTAGATGCAGATGATCTTGAAATTGTGTGCAGCTGAATGGTTGCAAATCTCCGCCTTAATTGTAAATGGTGcctaattattattgttagcaTATTTTAGATCACCAGTCAATGCCTAAATCCAGAGGCATCCTGCATTATTTTCTGCTCTCCCAAATGAAAGATTGGCATCGTGAAACAATCGTTGATTTCTGTGATCGTGGCTCCTGATTGGTGGTATCTATATCTATAGAGAGGTTCAAAGACGGCTGTTGTCACCATCTTGTGACCATAGATAGCCTCTGATCATTTTCGGAAGCTTCGGAAATTCAGCACGAtcattgtgtttgtttctataacccatgttttaatgcatgtaaactatactctcattcctgCGTAATAATCAAGAAGTTTGCTGCATTAACATAgcagtgatatcacgcagcGCCTGTGGAAAATAGACCAGCCAGACccagatcggctgaatggactcaaaaatggtaaaacttaaCCTATTTCCCAAAAAAGTGGAGCGTTCCTTTAAACAGCTAGGTATGTCTATGTCAATCATTCTTGAAGGGTTTAGTACTTATGTAGGAGCATGAATGTACAGGCATTTTTCATAGTTCAGCTACAAGGTCAGATCTTTGACTGGAAACAAAAGTCTCATTGTCCACTCCATCTTCTTGCAAAGAAAATTCCAGTGTTTGCCGAGATGTAGCTTTGTTCACCATATGGCTCATTGCAATTATTCCTTCCTGAGCAGCCTTGGGTCCTTT
Proteins encoded:
- the igsf9a gene encoding protein turtle homolog A isoform X1: MLLKNLPLLEVIVAVLSLFSHTRAGETQVRAKKGDTAVLTCSLPALDEGSSAPQHVIEWVRQGYDIPILIQFGVHDPRVHPSYDGRVSLIRGTSLQMRGLLLEDEGLYECRILPLDKTTDETGSNGSWTLLSVTAPPVFKETSPPEVEVFAGRSVTLKCAAQGNPRPTITWSKDGRPINPQSKVKIMNGSVSFHAVSRETSGLYQCHASNAEGNVTHLTKLKVIGPPVIVIPPTDTVLNMTQDAKLKCQAEADPPNMTYVWQRQGEDIYHIESLKSRVKVIVDGTLLISRLTPRDSGNYTCMPTNGLPVSPSASATLTVQHPAQVMKMPSLTFLPTGLRGVIACPDRAEPPLSHVDWIKDDKPLDLGTYPGWTLTSEGSIIIATANDDAAGVYTCTPYNSFGTMGQSEPTSVVLQDPPSFKVSPHKEYRQDAGGMLVIPCQMDGNPAPKVSWKKVGTASRSLFTVAANGSLILRPLSKDHQGEWECSSTNRVATVSIKTKVLVLGTSPHAVSSVSVIPGINQANISWVAGFDGGYAQKFTVWYKQVSAERKEEKQEWLSFSDLSTVNSLLVTDLLPATEYQFSVMAQNKIGTGPFSEITTITTLDALPAVAKLVPPTNLSINKSSEGILLWWSVPQSQSLPIDSFVVQSRLEGGEWINLKENISPVESQIFLPGLCKDCKYELRLLSQRGDQLSMPSPSISVSTIGMNMHPASSRLLDFPDQLMAGVMGGVGLLCLALILTLAIVCFIFQKRNRRRRQNAKDLPPAINKNPSENSPDNTLNQRLLPARPLSYTSSSSNHSSLEKSSHSDLHAQRQHLLPQAHPPSHHSLPESHLQRASLAPVSSVDFIHRGPDGRFIVDSCEDSNITSSHIKRIPSQNSHQSSDGSRSYRIQKSQSLRSYRDERKKPPFVLSVDLPPFASDIPSSSRTRAMAKHLSLNGHYMPILEQEFLDGPDQTSLSSECSGSFLYPHSESTLGQQSVKQGTQHSTASTLVLQMEHEREQGNLSRCLSLAREREELERELRKYTVDRNPYSNEQTDDEYGKIWNIRETSTPQGNYQAIRQSLLTEKNTMLKGRAASCIPWEERHRISSASLVPLHTSHGKDTKYRQNQQGYYSIHRSNYQRSRSLDRGERQKSQTWDRRRSRTPVESSLGRVMDKPSVYQLEKTQTDVGHRGQRPSSRSQHYYDLCIYSSSDDQQRQTIERSTRQINPTNVYSEMSVDGPDLDSQSPYSRSILCSDHSYETLNYDRPRLSDLVNERSGDTCLRKQEKLNDWSSKTVSQISVSGTMPRKTKSLGSNNWNRHKSTQSLDSKLYKDQFLTPDAWIDSLTLGRDSTLSPLPCRPKSVADNPKSSPSLQIDSSVPLESQTQDPYHQASKSYDGSMSNSKSSKVSGHSTHAALSTGGSSWPRPYCPSLPAMPSGRQSQSQEREREDEYEDGQEVDVEINRYRKSCETEGSYRSYASQSSGRGSMDAPSSRQFSLSPPLTSSPETTEDSDRDEAVLHELERHERSRRGSVDESYEWDSAYVPMHPVEPKMSALQSQEKKISTTKDYGRDLDLKQKGLYPPTGVKGSVPLFELPPHCKQESLLSQEIRKSFTSFTDPEPDTVLF
- the igsf9a gene encoding protein turtle homolog A isoform X2, which produces MLLKNLPLLEVIVAVLSLFSHTRAGETQVRAKKGDTAVLTCSLPALDEGSSAPQHVIEWVRQGYDIPILIQFGVHDPRVHPSYDGRVSLIRGTSLQMRGLLLEDEGLYECRILPLDKTTDETGSNGSWTLLSVTAPPVFKETSPPEVEVFAGRSVTLKCAAQGNPRPTITWSKDGRPINPQSKVKIMNGSVSFHAVSRETSGLYQCHASNAEGNVTHLTKLKVIGPPVIVIPPTDTVLNMTQDAKLKCQAEADPPNMTYVWQRQGEDIYHIESLKSRVKVIVDGTLLISRLTPRDSGNYTCMPTNGLPVSPSASATLTVQHPAQVMKMPSLTFLPTGLRGVIACPDRAEPPLSHVDWIKDDKPLDLGTYPGWTLTSEGSIIIATANDDAAGVYTCTPYNSFGTMGQSEPTSVVLQDPPSFKVSPHKEYRQDAGGMLVIPCQMDGNPAPKVSWKKVGTASRSLFTVAANGSLILRPLSKDHQGEWECSSTNRVATVSIKTKVLVLGTSPHAVSSVSVIPGINQANISWVAGFDGGYAQKFTVWYKQVSAERKEEKQEWLSFSDLSTVNSLLVTDLLPATEYQFSVMAQNKIGTGPFSEITTITTLDALPAVAKLVPPTNLSINKSSEGILLWWSVPQSQSLPIDSFVVQSRLEGGEWINLKENISPVESQIFLPGLCKDCKYELRLLSQRGDQLSMPSPSISVSTIGMNMHPASSRLLDFPDQLMAGVMGGVGLLCLALILTLAIVCFIFQKRNRRRRQNAKDLPPAINKNPSENPDNTLNQRLLPARPLSYTSSSSNHSSLEKSSHSDLHAQRQHLLPQAHPPSHHSLPESHLQRASLAPVSSVDFIHRGPDGRFIVDSCEDSNITSSHIKRIPSQNSHQSSDGSRSYRIQKSQSLRSYRDERKKPPFVLSVDLPPFASDIPSSSRTRAMAKHLSLNGHYMPILEQEFLDGPDQTSLSSECSGSFLYPHSESTLGQQSVKQGTQHSTASTLVLQMEHEREQGNLSRCLSLAREREELERELRKYTVDRNPYSNEQTDDEYGKIWNIRETSTPQGNYQAIRQSLLTEKNTMLKGRAASCIPWEERHRISSASLVPLHTSHGKDTKYRQNQQGYYSIHRSNYQRSRSLDRGERQKSQTWDRRRSRTPVESSLGRVMDKPSVYQLEKTQTDVGHRGQRPSSRSQHYYDLCIYSSSDDQQRQTIERSTRQINPTNVYSEMSVDGPDLDSQSPYSRSILCSDHSYETLNYDRPRLSDLVNERSGDTCLRKQEKLNDWSSKTVSQISVSGTMPRKTKSLGSNNWNRHKSTQSLDSKLYKDQFLTPDAWIDSLTLGRDSTLSPLPCRPKSVADNPKSSPSLQIDSSVPLESQTQDPYHQASKSYDGSMSNSKSSKVSGHSTHAALSTGGSSWPRPYCPSLPAMPSGRQSQSQEREREDEYEDGQEVDVEINRYRKSCETEGSYRSYASQSSGRGSMDAPSSRQFSLSPPLTSSPETTEDSDRDEAVLHELERHERSRRGSVDESYEWDSAYVPMHPVEPKMSALQSQEKKISTTKDYGRDLDLKQKGLYPPTGVKGSVPLFELPPHCKQESLLSQEIRKSFTSFTDPEPDTVLF